A section of the Engraulis encrasicolus isolate BLACKSEA-1 chromosome 8, IST_EnEncr_1.0, whole genome shotgun sequence genome encodes:
- the LOC134453809 gene encoding uncharacterized protein LOC134453809, whose amino-acid sequence MAENNLLISASILFTGASHTTLLDWANLLHTPIPKNTQFYKMQEVYIIPTVQQAYRDQHEEIIKRLLEHCASGHTIDLSGDARCDSPSFSSKYCTYSFLDDATKEIVHFELVQVTEASSSVAMELTGFQRGLDYLLERGLKVGVVTTDRSPSVRKFMRENYSSIQHEFDIWHVAKGVKKKLMAISSKKDTKPLEEWIKSITNHLYYSCGSSKGDKEVCVGRWTSLLNHISGIHRWEDGDSEYTCQHPPLTEDQQRRKKWLDKNSPAFLGLQSVVMDKNLQRDLNQMALCKLTGSLEVYHSSMLKYAQKRVHYGYDGMRARTQLAILDHNANVERPQATTKKGELRHRFVYPKQSDHWVAKPIYRKTQQAFRDDLMQRVLDRRHNRHILRTSSSSTASEVAPQHRPSAKT is encoded by the exons ATGGCTGAAAATAACCTCCTCATCAGCGCATCCATACTTTTCACTGGGGCTTCGCACACAACCCTACTGGACTGGGCTAATCTTCTACACACACCAATCCCCAAGAATACACAGTTCTACAAGATGCAAGAGGTCTACATCATACCGACTGTACAACAGGCCTACAGAGACCAGCACGAAGAAATAATCAAACGTCTCCTGGAACATTGTGCATCGGGCCATACAATTGACCTCAGTGGTGATGCAAGATGTGACAGCCCCA GTTTCAGTAGCAAGTATTGCACTTACAGCTTTCTTGATGACGCCACAAAAGAAATTGTGCACTTTGAGTTGGTCCAG GTCACCGAGGCATCCAGTTCTGTTGCAATGGAGCTGACAGGGTTCCAGAGGGGACTTGATTATTTACTGGAGAGGGGACTGAAAGTTGGTGTTGTGACAACTGACAGATCGCCGTCAGTTCGCAAATTCATGAGGGAGAACTACAGCAGCATTCAACACGAATTTGACATTTGGCACGTCGCGAAAG gtGTGAAGAAAAAGCTGATGGCCATTTCAAGCAAGAAGGACACCAAACCCCTTGAGGAATGGATAAAATCCATTACAAATCATTTGTACTATTCATGTGGCTCATCCAAGGGAGATAAAGAG GTCTGCGTTGGTCGTTGGACGTCTCTCCTCAACCACATCAGCGGAATTCACAGATGGGAAGATGGTGATTCCGAATACACTTGCCAACATCCACCACTAACTGAGGACCAGCAGAGGCGCAAGAAGTGGCTGGACAAAAACTCGCCTGCTTTTCTTGGACTGCAGTCAGTAGTCATGGATAAAAACCTCCAAAGAGACCTGAATCAAATGGCGCTCTGCAAGCTCACAG GATCTCTGGAGGTGTACCATTCCTCGATGCTAAAATATGCGCAGAAACGGGTGCATTACGGCTACGACGGCATGAGGGCCCGCACCCAACTTGCTATCCTGGACCATAACGCCAATGTTGAGCGACCacaggcaacaacaaaaaagg gGGAACTTAGGCACAGATTTGTCTATCCAAAGCAGAGCGACCATTGGGTTGCCAAGCCCATCTACAGAAAGACGCAACAGGCATTCCGTGACGACCTCATGCAGCGTGTCTTGGACAGGAGACACAACCGTCATATTCTCAGAACCTCCTCGTCCAGCACGGCCTCGGAGGTTGCTCCACAACATCGCCCCAGTGCCAAGACCTGA